The stretch of DNA CAGGAAATAAGCGACTTGAAGCGGCAAGGTATACCTCTTCAAGATGAAGCTCAGCCAGCAGTTCAAAAGAAGCCTCAAAGAAGTTCTCGGAAAGGCTTTCAAGCTCCTGTAGGAAAAGTTAATGAAATATTAAAGCAAGCAACCAAGAATGATTTAATGGCTATTAAAAGCAAATGGAGTGAAATGCTTAATAGGCTTGTTCATAATCAAATGCGGTCACAAGCCGCTTTGTTGAATGAAGCGGAGCCAGTTGCAGCTTCCGAAAATGCTTTTATCATTAAATTCAAATATGAAATTCACTGCCAAATGGCGATGGATAATGCAAGGTTTTTAGATACATTATCGAATACGATGTTTGAGCTTTTTGGAAAACGGATACAAATGGTTGGAATCCCTGATGAACAATGGCAAAAAATTAGGGAAGATTTTTTACACACTCAGCGGGATGATGAAGCTGGGGATGAAGTTCGTCAAAATGAAGAAGAACCATTAATTGCCGAGGCTAAGAAAATATTTGGTGAAGAGTTAGTAGAAATCATAGAATAATTACTAATGTGGAGGTTTATAAAATGATGCGTGGAATGGGAAATATGCAAAATATGATGAAACAAATGCAAAAAATGCAAAAGAAAATGGCTGAAGCACAAGAAAAGCTAGGTGAAGAAAGAATCGAAGGTACTGCTGGCGGTGGAATGGTTACAGTGATTGTTTCTGGCCATAAAGAAGTACTAGAAGTAAACATAAAGGAAGAGGTTGTAGATCCAGACGATATTGAAATGCTTCAAGATCTAGTGCTGACAGCAACCAATGATGCAATGAAAAAAGCAGATGAATTAACAAACAATACAATGGGGCAATTTACAAAAGGAATGAACCTGCCTGGAATGTTCTAAGACAACACTCCATCTGTCTTGCTTTGACGTACAGGACGTACTAGTGTAGACAATGCGACAGGACAAGGAAAGCTTCGTCAGCGACACATCGCACGACCAAAAGGGAGCTTTTGGGAGGACGTCGCGTTTTTGTCGACCTCGAGGTCATTAGCCAAACCATCAAGAAGATAAAAGAACAACCTTCTCGCTGGCTTGCCTTTTGCTTGTCGCACCTGATCGAGGCGCTTCCGCTTTTCTTATTGTCTAGCTCCAGCGCCTAGGGGCTCGAGGTCATAAGTCAATCCAACAAGAAGGTAAAAGAACAACCTTCCCGCTGGCTTGTCTTATGCTTGTCGCCCCTGATCAAGGCGCTTCCGCTTTTCTTATTGTCTAGCTCCAGCGCCTAGGGGCTCGAGGTCATAAGTCAATCCAACAAGAAGGTAAAAGAACAACCTTCCCGCTGGCTTGTCTTATGCTTGTCGCCCCTGATCAAGGCGCTTCCGCTTTTATTAAAAGGAGGAATAAATAATGCACTATCCTGAACCGATATCTAAGCTGATTGACAGCTTTATGAAATTGCCAGGTATCGGCCCTAAAACGGCCGCTCGTCTGGCTTTTTTTATATTAAGTATGAAAGAAGATACGGTACTTGACTTCGCAAAGGCCTTAGTCAATGCAAAAAGAAATTTAACTTATTGCTCTGTTTGTGGCCATATCACAGATCAAGATCCTTGTTATATTTGCGAGGATCAAAGAAGAGATCGCTCTGTAATCTGTGTTGTTCAAGATCCTAAAGATGTAATTGCAATGGAAAAAATGAAAGAATATCATGGCCTCTATCATGTTCTTCAAGGGGCCATATCACCGATGGATGGGATTGGGCCAGAGGATATTAATATTCCTTCACTATTAAAAAGGCTTCAGGATGATACAGTGCAGGAGGTCATCCTTGCAACAAATCCTAATATTGAGGGAGAAGCAACAGCTATGTATATTTCTAGACTTTTAAAGCCATCTGGAATACGTGCTACTCGAATTGCACATGGGCTTCCAGTTGGAGGAGATCTTGAATATGCTGATGAGGTAACGCTGTCAAAAGCTCTTGAGGGAAGAAGAGAAGTTTGATATTCAACGATTAGTTAAAAAGGGAACAATTGTCCTTTGATTGTTCTGCAGGTGCTTGTGCATTTCTTACTGGGGGAAATGAAAATGTTATTTCGTAGAAAGGGTTGGCTTCGTAAAGAATTTGACGATAAGCTCTTTGGAAAAGCTAATGAGCTAAGGGACATCTGGATGAATCAAAAATTACTCATTGAAAAAAGCTTTGATCCATCTGCTGAAATTATGAGCCAAGCAAAAATTAGTGAAGCAAAATATTTTTTTCTATTTAAAGAAGTTAAAAATAGAAACATTTCTATAAGAAAATAATTTAAGCAGCAGTCCTTCTCTCATGGTATTTTTTGTGCTTCAATTTCATAAATTGATAGTACAAGTTTACTGAGAGGAGGATTTTTCTTATTGGAGCCTATTGTGGTGATCTCCATTTTAGGAGGTTGTATTTTATTGCTTTTATTTCTTGGTGCACCAGTGAAACCAGTAAGATTTATTGGACAAGGTGTGATTAAATTACTTATTGGCGCACTTTTTTTATTCTTTTTAAATGCCTTTGGAAACCAATTTGGTATACATGTGCCCATTAATTTGGCTACTGCTTCAATATCGGGCTTTTTAGGAATACCTGGTTTGTTTTCATTAGTGGCCATACAAACTTGGATTATATAAGTTTCAAAATAGCTGCTTATTACAGCAGCTATTTTTTATTTAAAAAGTTATTGACACTCTATTTATATGGTGGTAATATATTAAAAGTCGTCACATTAACTTTTTAACAACCTTCATTTGAAATAAAAAAAGTTGTTGACAAGGTGTTGTGAAAATGATATATTAATAAAGTCGCCTATGAGCGATAAATATGAAAAACATTGTTCTTTGAAAACTGAACGAACAAAAACGTCAACGTAAATTCAAAGTCTTTTTATAAGACATTTTTAAGAGCTAATCTTACTCTTTATTGGAGAGTTTGATCCTGGCTCAGGACGAACGCTGGCGGCGTGCCTAATACATGCAAGTCGAGCGGACTTGTGAGAGCTTGCTCTCGCAAGTTAGCGGCGGACGGGTGAGTAACACGTGGGCAACCTGCCTGTAAGACTGGGATAACTTCGGGAAACCGGAGCTAATACCGGATAATTCTTTTCTACACATGTAGGAAAGCTGAAAGATGGCTTCGGCTATCACTTACAGATGGGCCCGCGGCGCATTAGCTAGTTGGTGAGGTAACGGCTCACCAAGGCAACGATGCGTAGCCGACCTGAGAGGGTGATCGGCCACACTGGGACTGAGACACGGCCCAGACTCCTACGGGAGGCAGCAGTAGGGAATCTTCCGCAATGGACGAAAGTCTGACGGAGCAACGCCGCGTGAGTGATGAAGGTTTTCGGATCGTAAAACTCTGTTGTTAGGGAAGAACAAGTACCGTTCGAATAGGGCGGTACCTTGACGGTACCTAACCAGAAAGCCACGGCTAACTACGTGCCAGCAGCCGCGGTAATACGTAGGTGGCAAGCGTTGTCCGGAATTATTGGGCGTAAAGCGCGCGCAGGTGGTTCCTTAAGTCTGATGTGAAAGCCCACGGCTCAACCGTGGAGGGTCATTGGAAACTGGGGAACTTGAGTGCAGAAGAGGAAAGTGGAATTCCACGTGTAGCGGTGAAATGCGTAGAGATGTGGAGGAACACCAGTGGCGAAGGCGACTTTCTGGTCTGTAACTGACACTGAGGCGCGAAAGCGTGGGGAGCGAACAGGATTAGATACCCTGGTAGTCCACGCCGTAAACGATGAGTGCTAAGTGTTAGGGGGTTTCCGCCCCTTAGTGCTGCAGCTAACGCATTAAGCACTCCGCCTGGGGAGTACGGCCGCAAGGCTGAAACTCAAAGGAATTGACGGGGGCCCGCACAAGCGGTGGAGCATGTGGTTTAATTCGAAGCAACGCGAAGAACCTTACCAGGTCTTGACATCCTCTGCCAACCCTAGAGATAGGGCGTTCCCCTTCGGGGGACAGAGTGACAGGTGGTGCATGGTTGTCGTCAGCTCGTGTCGTGAGATGTTGGGTTAAGTCCCGCAACGAGCGCAACCCTTGATCTTAGTTGCCAGCATTCAGTTGGGCACTCTAAGGTGACTGCCGGTGACAAACCGGAGGAAGGTGGGGATGACGTCAAATCATCATGCCCCTTATGACCTGGGCTACACACGTGCTACAATGGATGGTACAAAGGGCTGCGAGACCGCGAGGTTAAGCGAATCCCATAAAACCATTCTCAGTTCGGATTGCAGGCTGCAACTCGCCTGCATGAAGCCGGAATCGCTAGTAATCGCGGATCAGCATGCCGCGGTGAATACGTTCCCGGGCCTTGTACACACCGCCCGTCACACCACGAGAGTTTGTAACACCCGAAGTCGGTGGGGTAACCGTAAGGAGCCAGCCGCCTAAGGTGGGACAGATGATTGGGGTGAAGTCGTAACAAGGTAGCCGTATCGGAAGGTGCGGCTGGATCACCTCCTTTCTAAGGATATATAGAAGTATTTCATACTTCTTAAATAAGACGTTTCTTGTTCGTTCAGTTTTGAGAGAATAATGCTTTCTCTATGAAAATAAAATAATCATTTGAGAAACGAGAAGCAACGCTTTTTGTTTATCAAATCCGTTATATGGGCCTATAGCTCAGCTGGTTAGAGCGCACGCCTGATAAGCGTGAGGTCGATGGTTCGAGTCCATTTAGGCCCACCATTTCAAATAACGGGGCCTTAGCTCAGCTGGGAGAGCGCCTGCCTTGCACGCAGGAGGTCAGCGGTTCGATCCCGCTAGGCTCCACCATAACGAATCTACTATTCGTTATTTTTTTCGCTCAAATTGTTCCTTGAAAACTAGATAATGAAATGAAGAAGAATAACCGAGTAATCGCCATTTTAGTTTTCTCTCTTAATTTAGAAATAAAGTAAGAGTACAAACCATGAGGACAACGTTAATCGTTGACCGAAGTAGGTTAAGTTAGAAAGGGCGCACGGTGAATGCCTAGGCACTAGGAGCCGATGAAGGACGGGACTAACACCGATATGCTTCGGGGAGCTGTAAGTAAGCTTTGATCCGGAGATTTCCGAATGGGGGAACCCCCTATCCGTAATGGGATAGGATCTTTACCTGAATACATAGGGTATTGAAGGCAGACCCGGGGAACTGAAACATCTAAGTACCCGGAGGAAGAGAAAGCAAACGCGATTCCCTGAGTAGCGGCGAGCGAAACGGGATTAGCCCAAACCAAGAGGCTTGCCTCTTGGGGTTGTAGGACACTCTACACGGAGTTACAAAGGAACGAGGTAAATGAACAGGTCTGGAAAGGCCGGCCATAGAAGGTAAAAGCCCTGTAGTTGAAACTTCGTTCCCTCCAGAGTGGATCCTGAGTACGGCGGGACACGTGAAATCCCGTCGGAAGCAGGGAGGACCATCTCCCAAGGCTAAATACTCCCTAGTGACCGATAGTGAACCAGTACCGTGAGGGAAAGGTGAAAAGCACCCCGGAAGGGGAGTGAAAGAGATCCTGAAACCGTGTGCCTACAAGTAGTCAGAGCCCATTAACGGGTGATGGCGTGCCTTTTGTAGAATGAACCGGCGAGTTACGATTACATGCGAGGTTAAGTTGAAGAGACGGAGCCGCAGCGAAAGCGAGTCTGAATAGGGCGAATGAGTATGTGGTCGTAGACCCGAAACCAGGTGACCTACCCATGTCCAGGTTGAAGTCCAGGTAACACTGGATGGAGGACCGAACCCACGCACGTTGAAAAGTGCGGGGATGAGGTGTGGGTAGCGGAGAAATTCCAATCGAACTTGGAGATAGCTGGTTCTCTCCGAAATAGCTTTAGGGCTAGCCTCATGTAGTAAGAGTCTTGGAGGTAGAGCACTGTTTGGACTAGGGGCCCTCATCGGGTTACCGAATTCAGACAAACTCCGAATGCCAAAGACTTATCCATGGGAGTCAGACTGCGAGTGATAAGATCCGTAGTCAAGAGGGAAACAGCCCAGACCACCAGCTAAGGTCCCAAAGTATACGTTAAGTGGAAAAGGATGTGGAGTTGCTTAGACAACCAGGATGTTGGCTTAGAAGCAGCCACCATTTAAAGAGTGCGTAATAGCTCACTGGTCGAGTGACTCTGCGCCGAAAATGTACCGGGGCTAAACGTATCACCGAAGCTGTGGATTGACATCTACGATGTCAGTGGTAGGAGAGCGTTCTAAGGGCGTTGAAGCTAGACCGTAAGGACTGGTGGAGCGCTTAGAAGTGAGAATGCCGGTATGAGTAGCGAAAGATGGGTGAGAATCCCATCCACCGAATGCCTAAGGTTTCCTGAGGAAGGCTCGTCCGCTCAGGGTTAGTCGGGACCTAAGCCGAGGCTGAAAAGCGTAGGCGATGGACAACAGGTTGATATTCCTGTACCACCTCTTTACCGTTTGAGCAATGGGGGGACGCAGGAGGATAGGGTAAGCGCGCTGCTGGAATAGCGCGTCCAAGCAGTTAGGCTGCAAGCGAGGCAAATCCCGCTTGCATAAAGGCTGAGCTGTGACGGCGAGGGAAATAAAGTACCGAAGTTCCTGAATCCACACTGCCAAGAAAAGCCTCTAGCGAGGGAAAAGGTGCCCGTACCGCAAACCGACACAGGTAGGCGAGGAGAGAATCCTAAGGTGAGCGAGAGAACTCTCGTTAAGGAACTCGGCAAAATCACCCCGTAACTTCGGGAGAAGGGGTGCTCATTTGGGTGAATAGCCCGGATGAGCCGCAGTGAATAGGCCCAGGCGACTGTTTAGCAAAAACACAGGTCTCTGCGAAGCCGTAAGGCGAAGTATAGGGGCTGACGCCTGCCCGGTGCTGGAAGGTTAAGAGGAGGGGTTAGCGCAAGCGAAGCTCTGAATTGAAGCCCCAGTAAACGGCGGCCGTAACTATAACGGTCCTAAGGTAGCGAAATTCCTTGTCGGGTAAGTTCCGACCCGCACGAAAGGCGTAACGATCTGGGCACTGTCTCAACGAGAGACTCGGTGAAATTATAGTACCTGTGAAGATGCAGGTTACCCGCGACAGGACGGAAAGACCCCGTGGAGCTTTACTGTAGCCTGATATTGAATTTCGGTACAGCTTGTACAGGATAGGTAGGAGCCTTGGAAGCCGGAGCGCTAGCTTCGGTGGAGGCATCGGTGGGATACTACCCTGGCTGTATTGAAATTCTAACCCGCACCCCTGATCGGGGTGGGAGACAGTGTCAGGTGGGCAGTTTGACTGGGGCGGTCGCCTCCTAAAAAGTAACGGAGGCGCCCAAAGGTTCCCTCAGAATGGTTGGAAATCATTCGAAGAGTGTAAAGGCATAAGGGAGCTTGACTGCGAGACCTACAAGTCGAGCAGGGACGAAAGTCGGGCTTAGTGATCCGGTGGTTCCGCATGGAAGGGCCATCGCTCAACGGATAAAAGCTACCCCGGGGATAACAGGCTTATCTCCCCCAAGAGTCCACATCGACGGGGAGGTTTGGCACCTCGATGTCGGCTCATCGCATCCTGGGGCTGTAGTCGGTCCCAAGGGTTGGGCTGTTCGCCCATTAAAGCGGTACGCGAGCTGGGTTCAGAACGTCGTGAGACAGTTCGGTCCCTATCCGTCGTGGGCGCAGGAAATTTGAGAGGAGCTGTCCTTAGTACGAGAGGACCGGGATGGACGCACCGCTGGTGTACCAGTTGTTCTGCCAAGAGCATCGCTGGGTAGCTATGTGCGGAAGGGATAAGTGCTGAAAGCATCTAAGCATGAAGCCCCCCTCGAGATGAGATTTCCCATAGCGTCAAGCTAGTAAGACCCCTGAAAGATGATCAGGTTGATAGGTTTGAGGTGGAAGCGTGGTGACACGTGGAGCTGACAAATACTAATCGGTCGAGGACTTAACCAAATTGATTACTCGAATTCTTCTTCAACATTATCTAGTTTTGAGGGAACAAAACCTCAATTTTATACAGTTTGGTGGCGATAGCGAGAAGGTCACACCCGTTCCCATCCCGAACACGGAAGTTAAGCTTCTCAGCGCCAATGGTAGTTAGGGGCTGTCCCCTTGTGAGAGTAGGACGTCGCCAAGCAAAACGAAGAACAGCTAAATGAGGCTGTTCTTTTTTATTTATGTTCGAAGAACATTTAAAAATTTGTATAAAAATGAGAAGAAATTTAGAAAGCAAACCCCGAGGGTTTGAAGAAGCAAGGAGATCAAGGAAGCAAGGGAGTGACGCCCGGAATGTGCGATGCACATGAGGACAGAACGAGTGCAGCTGACGCAGAGATCCGCCGCTTATTCAAAGCTGAGGCTGAACACGGAAGTTAAGCTTCTCAGCGCCAATGGTAGTTAGGGGCTGTCCCCTTGTGAGAGTAGGACGTCGCCAAGCAAAATGAAGAACAGCCAAATGAGGCTGTTCTTTTTTATTTATGTTCGAAGAACAATTGGAAACTAAAAAAGCTAGGTTCGATGCCAAAATAAAAAGCCCCAAATTGGAGGGCGTTTAAGAAAATATTTCTGGGTTTGTTATCTTTTTTAGCTGCTTTAAATAAAATTTATATTTTGGATTGCTCGTGTCTGTAGAAATTAAATCATTTTCACAATCTGTACAGATAAAAGAAGTGTATAGATGTATCCCTTTTATTTTTGTTTGCTCGCAAATGACACACTCTTCCCCTATATGTTTCTTTGCTAATAGCGAACTCAATCACTCCACCTCCATACACTAATTCTGCCCGAAATTATATTATTGTATACAATTTTTTGAAAATTAACCTGTATAAGGATTACTTAATTACTATTGTATGAGATAGTTCTTGTTTGGTTGTATGTCTTATTGAATTCTTTATCCAGATTAACGGGCGTTTTGAACTTTATAATTACTAAGATTCCGACTTCAAATGTCTAAGGTGGAAGTATCGCTTTAATCTCCTATTTGGTAAAATAGATAAGACAGTAAAACAAATGGATTTTGGTGATATAAATTGGATCAGACTCGAACACCGTTATTTGAAGCTCTAATAAGACATATAGAAAATAAACCTGTGTCCTTCCATGTTCCAGGACATAAATATGGCAGCCTTTTTCCAAAGGAAGCAAAGTATTTTTATAATAAATTGTTAAAGCTTGATGCAACAGAGCTGAACGGGTTAGATGACCTACATTCTCCTGAGGGAGCGATCTTGGAAGCAGAACAGCTTCTTTCCCAATTATATGGAACAAAAAAGAGTTTTTTCTTAGTCAACGGGTCGACTGTCGGAAATTTAGCCATGATCATGGCAGCTATCAGGGAAGATGATACAGTTCTTGTTCAGAGAAATTGTCATAAATCGATATTAAATGGTATCAACCTTGTAAAGGCGAATCCTGTTTTTTTAGAGCCTACGTATGATGAGGAATGGGGTGTCGCAGGAGGAGTATCAGTAAATACTGTTAAAAAGGCGATTAAAGCATTCCCTTATTCAAAGGCAATCATTCTAACATATCCAAATTACTATGGGATGATTAATGATCTAGAGGAGATTATTCAATTTTCTCATTCCAAAGGAATACCAGTTTTAATTGATGAGGCACATGGTGCTCATTTTATAGGAAGTGCTATTTTCCCACAGTCCGCTGTTTCATTAAAAGCTGATATCGTTGTCCAATCGGCACATAAAACGCTTCCTGCGATGACGATGGGGTCATATCTTCATTTTAATAGCAATCTTCTTTCAGAAAAGGAAATTCGCAGCAATCTTGAAATTTTGCAATCAAGCAGCCCATCCTATCCAATTATGGCTTCATTGGATATAGCTAGAAGCTATTTAGCTGGATTTTCGAATGTTGATGCAGAGGCTCTGTTATTTAATATTTATGATTTTAAAAAGAGATTACAAAAATTAAAGGGTATTAAAGTGTTGTCATTTCAAAATGGAGAAGGCGATCCTTTGAAAATAACCCTTCAATCCACCTCTTCTTTAAGTGGGTATGAGCTGCAGAGTAGACTTGAAAGCGTTGGCGTTTTTACGGAGATGGCTGATCCTTATAATGTTTTGCTTATTTTTCCTTTATTGAAATCAGATATGGAATACTCCATTGAGGATATGGTCGATCGCTTTGAAGCAGCCCTTCAATCGGTTACAATTCATAAGCAGCCGAAAAAGGCAAAAGCTGCTTTTATCAAGTCAAGTATCTCGAAGCTGGTGTTGAATGCGAAGCAGAGAGCCGATCTTACTAGCGTATCTGTTCCAATGGAGGAGGCAATAGGAAAGGTATGTGCACAGTTTGTTATCCCCTATCCTCCAGGTATTCCTTTATTATTTCCTGGGGAAAAAATTAGCAAGGAACATATAGACAATATTAGATTACTCTTTGAAACTGGAGCTAGAGTTCAAGGGGCAGAGGGCATAAAGTCCGGAAAGATAGACATATTTCCCAATTAAATAAATATATTATTATTGAAGCATCTTGGAGGTTTACGATGGAAAAAGGAATCTTTATTACGGTGGAAGGTCCGGAAGGAGCAGGGAAAACGACGATCATTGGCATGCTAGGAGAAGCTTTACAGGCAGAAGGCTATCAAGTCTTGTTAACGAGAGAACCTGGCGGAATCGATATTGCTGAGCAAATAAGAAATGTTATTCTTGATAAGAAGAACACGAAAATGGATCCTAGGACAGAAGCTCTTTTATATGCAGCGGCAAGAAGGCAGCATCTTGTTGAAAAAGTCCTTCCTGCTATTGAGCAAGGATATATCGTTTTATGTGATCGCTTTATTGATAGCTCTCTAGCTTATCAAGGGTATGCAAGGGGATTAGGTATCGATGATGTGTTCTCGATTAATCAATTTGCTATAGAAGGTATGATGCCAAAGCTTACTTTTTATTTTGATATTGATCCTAAGATTGGCCTTGAAAGGATAAATCGGCATAAGGAGCGGGAAGTAAATCGTCTTGATTTAGAAGACTTAGAATTCCATCATAAAGTACGTGAAGGCTATTATCAATTAATGAAGGAGCATCCTGAACGTATATTTAAAATAGATGCTTCAAAGCCTATTGAAACGGTATATAAAGATGCGAAAAGCTTACTGAAAAAAATGATTGATCAGGAAGATTAAACATGAGGGGCTGTCCCAAGCATAGGTGTCAGGCACCACCACGAAAAAAATCTAGTATCGATAATTGAGCGGGATTCTAGATATTAGTGGATGCCAGACCCTTAGGGGACAACCCCTTTTTGCACCCAATCCATGAAAACGAATTTCAGCTAACAACAACGATTTATATATGTTTGTTCATAAAATAATTGATATAATGGATATAGGAAAGAAAGTGGAAAAAATGAAAGGGGCTGAGAGAATGAAACTTATTTTAGCGGTTATTCAAGACCAAGACAGCAATAAATTAATGAATGCATTGGTGGACAATAACTTCCGTGCAACCAAGCTAGCAAGTACAGGTGGCTTTCTGAAATCAGGAAACACAACCTTCATGATTGGAACAGAAGATATTCGTGTGGATAGAGCATTGCAAATAATAAAGGATAATTGCAAGTCAAGAGACCAGCTAGTTGCCCCTATCTCTCCAATGGGTGGAAATGCGGACTCCTATGTTCCTTATCCAGTTGAGGTTGAGGTTGGTGGTGCAACAGTGTTTGTATTGCCAATTGAAAATTTCCTTCAATTTTAAAAAAATGACTTCAATGTGAATTCATATCATAATAAAGTTACGTAAGTGGTGATGATTGTGGCAAAAACGTGGGAAGAACTAGAAGACATACAGCCTATCGTTTTAAAAATGTTTAAAAATAGTATGATGAAGAATAGGCTAGCTCACGCTTATTTGTTCGAAGGGATGAAGGGGACAGGGAAACGCGATGCAAGCTTTCTTTTAGCAAAAAGTGTTTTTTGCCAATCACCTAAACAAGGTTACATCCCTTGTGAAACATGTGTAAATTGCAAGAGAATTAATAACGGAAATCATCCAGATGTTCATCTTGTCGAACCAGATGGGCTGTCAATCAAAAAAGCCCAAATTCAATCACTTCAGGAGGAGTTCTCCAAAACGGGAGTTGAATCGAAAAAAAAGCTATATATGATTGTCCATGCGGATCGAATGACTGTGAATGCAGCGAACAGTTTGCTAAAATTCCTTGAAGAACCACATCCCGAGACAATTGCTATTTTGATGACAGAACAGGCACAGCAAATACTCCCTACAATTCTTTCTCGTTGCCAAACGATCTCATTTCAGTCCTTATCGGCTGAAAAGATGATCGAAAAGCTAATATCCCACAATGTCGAACCACAGATAGCACCATTAATTGCCCAACTTACCAATAACATTGATGAGGCAATTGAATATAGTCAGAATGATTGGTTTGTACAAGCGCAAAAAATAGTGTTAAAATTGTATGAAGTACTTAAAAAATCGCCATTGGAAGCAATGGTTTCTCTGCAGGATGATTGGTTTAAACACTTTAAAGAGAAAGAACAAATTGATCTTGGGTTAGACCTTTTACTTCTTATTTTTAAGGATTTATTATATATACAGCTTGGTAAAGAAGAGCAGGTCGTCTATCTAAACGAAAAGGATCGTTTAGAGCAGTTTGCTTTACAATCTACAAGTCGAATGATATCTGAGCAGATGACGGCTGTTTTGGAAGCAAAGAGAAAATTGCATGCAAATATGAATCCGCAGCTGTTAATGGAACAGCTT from Cytobacillus dafuensis encodes:
- a CDS encoding YbaB/EbfC family nucleoid-associated protein, with protein sequence MMRGMGNMQNMMKQMQKMQKKMAEAQEKLGEERIEGTAGGGMVTVIVSGHKEVLEVNIKEEVVDPDDIEMLQDLVLTATNDAMKKADELTNNTMGQFTKGMNLPGMF
- the recR gene encoding recombination mediator RecR — translated: MHYPEPISKLIDSFMKLPGIGPKTAARLAFFILSMKEDTVLDFAKALVNAKRNLTYCSVCGHITDQDPCYICEDQRRDRSVICVVQDPKDVIAMEKMKEYHGLYHVLQGAISPMDGIGPEDINIPSLLKRLQDDTVQEVILATNPNIEGEATAMYISRLLKPSGIRATRIAHGLPVGGDLEYADEVTLSKALEGRREV
- a CDS encoding YaaL family protein — encoded protein: MLFRRKGWLRKEFDDKLFGKANELRDIWMNQKLLIEKSFDPSAEIMSQAKISEAKYFFLFKEVKNRNISIRK
- a CDS encoding pro-sigmaK processing inhibitor BofA family protein; translation: MEPIVVISILGGCILLLLFLGAPVKPVRFIGQGVIKLLIGALFLFFLNAFGNQFGIHVPINLATASISGFLGIPGLFSLVAIQTWII
- a CDS encoding sigma factor G inhibitor Gin, translated to MSSLLAKKHIGEECVICEQTKIKGIHLYTSFICTDCENDLISTDTSNPKYKFYLKQLKKITNPEIFS
- a CDS encoding aminotransferase class I/II-fold pyridoxal phosphate-dependent enzyme, giving the protein MDQTRTPLFEALIRHIENKPVSFHVPGHKYGSLFPKEAKYFYNKLLKLDATELNGLDDLHSPEGAILEAEQLLSQLYGTKKSFFLVNGSTVGNLAMIMAAIREDDTVLVQRNCHKSILNGINLVKANPVFLEPTYDEEWGVAGGVSVNTVKKAIKAFPYSKAIILTYPNYYGMINDLEEIIQFSHSKGIPVLIDEAHGAHFIGSAIFPQSAVSLKADIVVQSAHKTLPAMTMGSYLHFNSNLLSEKEIRSNLEILQSSSPSYPIMASLDIARSYLAGFSNVDAEALLFNIYDFKKRLQKLKGIKVLSFQNGEGDPLKITLQSTSSLSGYELQSRLESVGVFTEMADPYNVLLIFPLLKSDMEYSIEDMVDRFEAALQSVTIHKQPKKAKAAFIKSSISKLVLNAKQRADLTSVSVPMEEAIGKVCAQFVIPYPPGIPLLFPGEKISKEHIDNIRLLFETGARVQGAEGIKSGKIDIFPN
- the tmk gene encoding dTMP kinase, whose protein sequence is MEKGIFITVEGPEGAGKTTIIGMLGEALQAEGYQVLLTREPGGIDIAEQIRNVILDKKNTKMDPRTEALLYAAARRQHLVEKVLPAIEQGYIVLCDRFIDSSLAYQGYARGLGIDDVFSINQFAIEGMMPKLTFYFDIDPKIGLERINRHKEREVNRLDLEDLEFHHKVREGYYQLMKEHPERIFKIDASKPIETVYKDAKSLLKKMIDQED
- a CDS encoding cyclic-di-AMP receptor, giving the protein MKLILAVIQDQDSNKLMNALVDNNFRATKLASTGGFLKSGNTTFMIGTEDIRVDRALQIIKDNCKSRDQLVAPISPMGGNADSYVPYPVEVEVGGATVFVLPIENFLQF
- the holB gene encoding DNA polymerase III subunit delta' — its product is MAKTWEELEDIQPIVLKMFKNSMMKNRLAHAYLFEGMKGTGKRDASFLLAKSVFCQSPKQGYIPCETCVNCKRINNGNHPDVHLVEPDGLSIKKAQIQSLQEEFSKTGVESKKKLYMIVHADRMTVNAANSLLKFLEEPHPETIAILMTEQAQQILPTILSRCQTISFQSLSAEKMIEKLISHNVEPQIAPLIAQLTNNIDEAIEYSQNDWFVQAQKIVLKLYEVLKKSPLEAMVSLQDDWFKHFKEKEQIDLGLDLLLLIFKDLLYIQLGKEEQVVYLNEKDRLEQFALQSTSRMISEQMTAVLEAKRKLHANMNPQLLMEQLVLKLQEGSLFV